In Bradyrhizobium guangxiense, the genomic window AAACAGGGGAACCGGCACAATTGTCTCGGTGATGCTTTTGGCAACACTTGTCGCCTTCGCGATATCAAGATCGCTAGTCCTCCGCCAAACTGAGAACGCGCGCCCAATTGCGCGCATCGACCGACAGCATTCCGCTTTCATGCACCGCTTGGCGACGCCGATAGCGGTTATCGGCCGGCATGCGAGTTGATCCTGCGTGTTTCAATTCCGCTATTAGCCTCTCCAACTGTCCCTGGAACGAAGCATTCCCGCCAGCACCGGGATCAAGGGCCAAAATGAATTGCCCGGCATTCGAGGTCTTCGCCCCAGGAAAGTTGGAAGAACAATCTTCAAATCCGAAGGTGCCGCCGGAGAGTGCCGCCACCAGAACCTCGGCCATAAAGGCAAGCGACGCTCCTTTTGCTCCGCCGAACGGCAGGAGCGCCCCCCCGTCCAGTATCGCCGCCGGATCAGTAGTTACGTCTCCGTCCCTGTTAATTCCGACCCCTGAAGGAACGGGTCTACCAGCGGCAGCGTGCAGCAGGATGTCGCCGTGCGACATGATGCTCGAAGCTTGGTCCCACACCAAAGGCGGCGCGTTTGTCCTTGGACAGGCAAATGCGATCGGATTGGTGCCGAGCGTCTTTCGCTTACCCTGCCAAACAGCCATATGGCTGCGACTGTTCACCATCGCAATTGAGATCAGACCGGCGCGCGCCAGGGGTTCC contains:
- a CDS encoding Ldh family oxidoreductase — its product is MTVADDEIQIPLEILEPKLASALRRAGLSEPIARIIAETVAGAEIDGSRSHGIHRLPGYVSSISSGWINTAAKPAFEQTRPGCLAVEADNGFAQQATRAFSNRLAGMARSQGVATMFVRNSHHFGALWQDVEPLARAGLISIAMVNSRSHMAVWQGKRKTLGTNPIAFACPRTNAPPLVWDQASSIMSHGDILLHAAAGRPVPSGVGINRDGDVTTDPAAILDGGALLPFGGAKGASLAFMAEVLVAALSGGTFGFEDCSSNFPGAKTSNAGQFILALDPGAGGNASFQGQLERLIAELKHAGSTRMPADNRYRRRQAVHESGMLSVDARNWARVLSLAED